A region from the Kribbella shirazensis genome encodes:
- a CDS encoding ATP/GTP-binding protein produces MSKKQKKPVDPTRGGKRPMPRGWPGPGGGYSTYLQAPQEWRGTTVQVCGMWPFAAGTGSPMVGVPIGRNILSGATMCCDPISWFMRAKLISNPSMFVLGKPGLGKSTITRRMALGLAGYGVQPLVLGDLKPDYKDLIEALGGQVIQLGRGRGHLNVLDPGESREAALRLTGKAREAIQADAHGRRQTMVSALIAIMRNQNPNDREETILDEALKVLDERFQGTPVLRDLLQVIQDAPDRVRNVALDRGSLDRYRQITEGLEASLIGLVGGGRLGEIFSAPTDNPMQMDRPVVFDVSNVDDSETSLQAAVLLACWSYGFGAVAVSQALADAGLEPRRHYFVILDELWRVLRAGSGLVDRVDALTRLNRQRGVGMAMISHTMSDLLALPNPEDRMKAKGFVERSGMVICGGLPRAEMDNLTEVVSMSMEEQNMLVGWQDPPAWDPATGKEAAPPGRGNFLIKVGGRPGIPVHVGLTSVEREINDTNKLWKTGEDGKPQKVEIAPDGSEAVVGEYSLDDPAMLPPPDPTTRVIARTGVDE; encoded by the coding sequence GTGAGCAAGAAGCAGAAGAAGCCGGTCGACCCGACCCGCGGGGGCAAGCGGCCGATGCCGCGCGGGTGGCCGGGCCCGGGCGGCGGCTATTCGACGTACCTGCAGGCTCCGCAGGAGTGGCGTGGTACGACGGTCCAGGTCTGCGGCATGTGGCCGTTCGCGGCCGGTACCGGCAGCCCGATGGTCGGCGTACCGATCGGCCGGAACATCCTCTCCGGCGCGACCATGTGCTGCGACCCGATCAGCTGGTTCATGCGCGCCAAGCTGATCTCGAACCCGTCGATGTTCGTGCTCGGCAAGCCGGGTCTGGGCAAGTCGACGATCACCCGGCGGATGGCGCTCGGCCTGGCCGGGTACGGCGTCCAGCCGCTGGTGCTCGGCGACCTGAAGCCGGACTACAAGGACCTCATCGAGGCTCTCGGCGGCCAGGTCATCCAGCTGGGCCGCGGGCGTGGGCACCTGAACGTGCTCGACCCGGGCGAGTCCCGCGAGGCCGCGCTGCGGCTCACCGGCAAGGCCCGCGAGGCGATCCAGGCGGACGCCCACGGCCGTCGGCAGACGATGGTCTCGGCGCTGATCGCGATCATGCGTAACCAGAACCCGAACGACCGCGAGGAGACCATCCTCGACGAGGCGCTCAAGGTCCTCGACGAGCGGTTCCAAGGTACGCCGGTGCTCCGTGACCTGCTCCAGGTCATCCAGGACGCTCCGGACCGGGTCCGCAACGTCGCCCTGGACCGTGGCAGCCTGGACCGCTACCGGCAGATCACCGAAGGTCTGGAGGCGTCGCTGATCGGTCTGGTCGGCGGCGGCCGGCTGGGCGAGATCTTCTCCGCGCCGACCGACAACCCGATGCAGATGGACCGTCCGGTGGTGTTCGACGTGTCCAACGTCGACGACTCCGAGACCAGCCTGCAGGCCGCCGTACTGCTGGCCTGCTGGTCCTACGGGTTCGGCGCGGTCGCGGTCTCGCAGGCGCTCGCGGACGCCGGTCTGGAGCCCCGGCGGCACTACTTCGTCATCCTCGACGAGTTGTGGCGGGTACTGCGAGCCGGAAGCGGTCTCGTCGACCGCGTCGACGCGCTGACCCGTCTGAACCGGCAGCGTGGTGTCGGCATGGCGATGATCTCGCACACCATGTCCGACCTGCTCGCGCTGCCGAACCCCGAGGACCGGATGAAGGCGAAGGGTTTCGTCGAGCGGTCCGGCATGGTCATCTGCGGCGGTCTGCCGCGCGCCGAGATGGACAACCTGACAGAGGTCGTGTCGATGTCCATGGAGGAGCAGAACATGCTCGTCGGCTGGCAGGACCCGCCCGCGTGGGACCCGGCCACCGGCAAGGAGGCCGCACCGCCCGGGCGAGGCAACTTCCTGATCAAGGTCGGTGGCCGTCCCGGGATCCCGGTGCACGTCGGCCTCACCTCGGTCGAGCGCGAGATCAACGACACCAACAAGCTGTGGAAGACCGGCGAGGACGGCAAGCCGCAGAAGGTCGAGATCGCCCCGGACGGCAGCGAGGCGGTCGTCGGCGAGTACAGCCTCGACGACCCGGCGATGCTGCCGCCGCCCGACCCGACCACCCGCGTGATCGCCCGAACGGGAGTTGACGAGTAA
- a CDS encoding SCO6880 family protein — translation MAAAENVRRAPRTYGNWRRPASAGIAGLGMLGTGIMMGGLLLVVISTMVGGIKAALVSLLIVAVALGLLISKDKHGLSTLQRLSTNIGWQRAKMAKHNIYRSGPLGRTAWGKFQLPGLAAASQLSEYQDSYGRPFALLYYPSTRHFTVVINAEPDGASLVDEEQVDIWVAHWGQWLASLGHEPGIVAASVTVESAPDTGIRLRREVGGNMMDGTPAIARAMLTEVVQSYPEGSALVSARVALTFKGTDRSGKRRKEDDMGRELAARLPALTQSLNATGAGAARPVSAQELCEAIRIAYDPASAALIDEARAQGMPPELQWTDVGPAATQAFWDKYRHDSAWSMTWSMTQAPRGEVFSSVLSQLVAPHADIDRKRVTLLYRPLDAGTAARMVEADKRNASFRATASARPSARNLAEARAADRSAQEEARGAGLVNFGMVVTGTVMSAEQIPDMVAAVDNLGATARVLLRPAYGSQDSAFVAALPLGVVVQNHLAVPAGLRESL, via the coding sequence GTGGCAGCAGCTGAGAACGTACGACGCGCACCTCGCACCTACGGCAACTGGCGGCGGCCCGCCTCCGCGGGCATCGCCGGCCTGGGCATGCTCGGTACGGGCATCATGATGGGCGGCCTGCTGCTGGTCGTCATCTCCACGATGGTGGGCGGCATCAAAGCCGCCCTGGTCAGCTTGCTGATCGTGGCGGTGGCGCTCGGGCTGCTGATCAGCAAGGACAAGCACGGACTTTCCACGCTGCAACGGCTCTCGACCAACATTGGATGGCAACGAGCAAAGATGGCTAAGCACAACATTTACCGCTCCGGACCGCTCGGCCGGACTGCCTGGGGCAAGTTCCAGCTTCCGGGTCTCGCCGCAGCTTCGCAGCTGAGCGAGTACCAGGACTCGTACGGGCGGCCGTTCGCCCTGCTGTACTACCCGAGCACGCGGCACTTCACGGTCGTCATCAACGCCGAGCCGGACGGCGCCTCGCTCGTCGACGAGGAGCAGGTGGACATCTGGGTGGCGCACTGGGGCCAGTGGCTCGCGTCGCTCGGTCACGAGCCGGGCATCGTCGCGGCCTCGGTGACGGTGGAGAGCGCGCCCGACACCGGCATCCGGCTGCGCCGTGAGGTCGGCGGCAACATGATGGACGGGACGCCGGCCATCGCGCGGGCGATGCTGACCGAGGTCGTGCAGTCCTACCCGGAGGGCTCGGCGCTGGTCTCGGCCCGGGTCGCGCTGACCTTCAAGGGCACCGATCGCAGTGGCAAGCGGCGCAAGGAAGACGACATGGGACGCGAGCTCGCGGCCCGGCTGCCCGCGCTCACCCAGAGCCTGAACGCGACCGGCGCCGGCGCGGCCCGGCCGGTGAGCGCACAGGAGCTGTGCGAGGCGATCCGGATCGCCTACGACCCGGCGTCCGCCGCGCTGATCGACGAGGCCCGCGCCCAGGGCATGCCGCCCGAGCTGCAGTGGACCGACGTCGGCCCGGCCGCCACGCAGGCGTTCTGGGACAAGTACCGGCACGACTCCGCCTGGTCGATGACCTGGTCGATGACGCAGGCGCCGCGCGGTGAGGTGTTCTCGTCCGTGTTGTCGCAGCTGGTCGCGCCGCATGCCGACATCGACCGCAAGCGCGTCACGCTGCTGTACCGCCCGCTCGACGCCGGTACGGCGGCCCGGATGGTGGAGGCCGACAAGCGCAACGCATCGTTCCGCGCGACCGCGTCGGCCCGGCCGTCCGCCCGGAACCTGGCCGAGGCGCGGGCCGCCGACCGGTCCGCGCAGGAGGAGGCGCGCGGCGCCGGTCTGGTCAACTTCGGCATGGTCGTCACCGGCACCGTGATGAGCGCGGAGCAGATCCCGGACATGGTCGCGGCCGTCGACAACCTCGGCGCCACCGCGCGCGTCCTGCTCCGGCCGGCGTACGGCTCGCAGGACTCCGCGTTCGTCGCCGCGCTGCCGCTGGGTGTCGTCGTCCAGAACCACCTCGCGGTACCGGCGGGACTCCGGGAATCCCTATGA